The nucleotide sequence AAGAAACCCTGAAAGCGAAGTTGAATGACCTGATGCTTGATGGAAAAATCAAAAAGGTCTACATAACAGGTTCTCTCCTCCAATAACAGAATGAAATAAACTACCGTAACCTTATGGAGGTGAAGAGCATGTCGGGAGAGGTATTATCGCAAAGCGAAATTGATGCTTTGTTATCAGCTTTATCAACAGGGGAAATGGATGCGGATGAATTAAAGAAGGAGCAAGTAGAGAAAAGGGTTAAAGTATATGATTTTAGAAGAGCTTTGCGTTTCTCGAAGGACCAAATCCGCAGCCTTACCCGAATTCATGAAAACTTTGCCAGGCTATTGACTACTTTTTTCTCCGCCCAGTTAAGGACATATGTCAATATTACTGTAGCGTCAGCTGACCAGATCCCTTATGAGGAATTTATCCGGTCCATTCCAAAGATGACAATATTGAATGTATTTGATGTAGAACCACTAGAGGGCAGGATCCTGATGGAGGTCAACCCGAACATTGCATACGCCATGATGGACAGGCTGCTTGGAGGGAAAGGGGCAAGCCATAATAAAGTTGATAGCTTGACGGAAATCGAAACAAGGATCATGTCCAATATGTTTGAGAAAGCTTTTGAGAACTTTAGGGAGGCGTGGGGTTCAATATCCGATATCGATCCGCAGTTATCCGAATTTGAAATTAATCCTCAGTTTTTGCAAATGGTTTCGCCTAATGAGACCGTCGTAGTAATTTCATTGAACACTACAATCGGAGAAGCAAGCGGAATGATCAATATATGCATACCGCATGTAGTCCTGGAGCCGATCATCCCTAAATTGTCAGTGAAATATTGGATGCAATCCGATAAGAAGCAAAGCTTGCCTATTGAAAATGCAGTATTGCAAAGTGAAATTCAGAAGGCTGATGTTTCAATTACCGCTGAAATAGGTTCAGCTGAAATATCTATTCAGGACTTTTTGATGCTGGAGATTGGCGATGTAATTGAATTGAATCAGCAGATTGATCAACCATTACTGCTAAAAGTCGGAGATATCCCTAAATTTGTAGGACAGCCAGGGAAAATTAACAAGAAGTTAGCCATTCAAGTGTTTGATACATTTACGGGGGGAGACGATGATGGTGAGCGATGACATGTTATCACAAGATGAAATTGATGCGCTTCTTAGAGGAACCTCTGATGAAGCGGAAGAAATAGAAACAGAAAGTACAATTAACGTAGATGACTATTTTTCTTTTATGGAAAGAGATGCATTAGGAGAAATTGGTAATATATCGTTTGGCAGTTCAGCTACCGCGCTATCAACTTTATTGAACCAGAAGGTAGAAATTAATACCCCTACGGTTACAGCTGTTCACAGGTCAAAACTTGAAGATGCTTTTCCAGATCCTTATGTGGCAGTGCAGGTTTACTATACCGAAGGATTTACCGGCAGCAATATGCTTGTTATACAGCAAAATGATGCAGCGATTATCGCCGATTTAATGCTTGGAGGCGATGGATTAAACCCAAGAGATTTACTTGATGAAATCCAACTGAGCGCAGTACAAGAGGCAATGAACCAGATGATGGGTTCCGCGGCAACCTCGATGTCGACTGTATTTAGCAAACGAGTCGATATTTCACCGCCAAATATCAATCTGTTGAATGTCGCTGAAGGAGAAGGAACTGAATCGATCCCAGAAGATGATATTTTGGTGAAGGTATCATTCTCGTTAAAGATTGGCACTTTAATAGATTCTAATATTATGCAACTTTTGCCAGTCAGTTTCGCTAAAAGTCTGGTTGATGAATTGTTGAATCCCGGAGGAGCACAGGTCACAGTAGCTGAAACAGCACCCGAAACCCAAACGCAACCTATCTCACAAGGCAGTCAGACTGAATCTAATCTTTCAAATGCAGCACAAGAGCATTCGAACTACGCTCAATCACAGCCGATGCAGCAGCCACAATATCAGGTCCAGCAGGAGCCAGCTTTTTATCAGCCACAAACCAATCATGGCGTTCAACAAGGATATGGCTATTCACAGCCGATACAGTCAGGGCCACAGCATTTTGGCAATGTGATGACAGGTGCCCAGCCAACGGTTCAACCAGCAGTGTTTTCCAGCTTTGAGACATCGCAGCCACAGCATGCGGAGACAAAGAACCTCGATATGCTGCTTGATATCCCGCTCCAGGTGACAGTTGAACTAGGCAGGACGAAACGTTCAGTTAGAGACATCCTTGAGCTAGGATCGGGTTCAATCATTGAACTAGACAAACTTGCTGGGGAACCAGTCGATATTCTAGTTAACAATCGATTGATTGCCCAGGGAGAAGTGGTTGTTATTGATGAGAATTTTGGTGTCCGTGTTACGGATATCATCAGCCAGAGCGATCGTATTAAAAAATTAAAATAATCTTCAGGGGGAATTCCAATGGCGAACAAGATTTTAGTCGTAGACGATGCGGCTTTCATGAGAATGATGATTAAGGACATTTTGACAAAAAACGGCTTCGAAGTCGTCGCAGAGGCAGCTGACGGTGCGCAGGCACTTGAAAAATATAAAGAATTCCAGCCTGATCTTGTCACAATGGATATTACAATGCCAGAAATGGACGGCATCACTTCCTTAAAAGAAATCAAAAAAATCAACCCGAACGCAAAGGTTATCATGTGTTCAGCAATGGGCCAGCAAGCGATGGTCATCGATGCAATCCAGGCTGGTGCCAAAGATTTCATCGTGAAACCTTTCCAGGCAGACCGCGTTATTGAAGCGATTTCTAAAACACTAGCTTAGTTAACTTTTATCAATTAGAGGGTGCGGCAATTGTTAAGATTTATCCGAACTGCCTCGACAATTCTTTTCTTATTAGCTGCTCTGTTCAGTCCAATTGGCATGGCGAGCGCAGAGCAGCTAAATAAAAGTGTAAAGGATTGCTTGAAAGATCAATCGTGTGATGATGGACAGGCAGATAAGACAACAAACATATCAGACGATGAAAAATCCTCCCAGGTAGGAGTCACTTTCCTGGATTTTATCAGGATGATCCTTGCTACTGCCTTTGTGGCAGCATTAATCTATTTCCTCCTCAAATTCATCAATAAGAAGAGCATGTCATATAAAAGCTCTCAGCTTGTCGAGAATCTTGGAGGCACTAGCCTTGGCGCCAACAGGTCAGTCCAGATCGTTAAAGCAGGCAACAAGCTGCTCATTGTTGGTGTAGGTGAAAATATCCAGCTATTAAAAGAAATAGATGACCCAGAAGAGTACAGCCAAGTTATCCAGGAATATAACAATAAAATGGAGCAGCTTGTACAGCCAAGCGATTTTGTGACAAAGTTGCTTAAAAGAGCGAAAAAAGATGGCGGCAATCAGCGTTCCGAATTTTCCTCGCTGCTGAGGAATCAGCTGAATGATATGGCGAGCGGAAGAAAGAAAATGCTTGAGGAGATACAAAAGAAAGGGTCAGAAAAAGATGAATGAGTTTATGGAGTTTTTCAACAGCAGTGCTCCTGAGAGTGTATCGACATCCGTAAAGCTGATGCTCCTGCTGACTGTACTTTCGATTGCGCCAGGCATCTTGATTTTAATGACTAGTTTTACAAGGATCATCATCGTTCTTTCCTTTGTCAGAACGGCGCTTGCAACACAGCAAATGCCGCCTAACCAAGTGTTGGTCGGGCTTGCGATGTTCCTGTCATTCTTCATCATGGCACCTACTTTCCATGAAGTGAATGAACAAGCCCTGACGCCTTTATTTAATGAAGAAATCAATTTGGAGCAAGCTTATGAAAGGGCATCAATCCCTTTTAAGGAATTCATGAGCGCGCATACGAGGCAGAAGGATTTAGCGTTATTTCTTGAATATTCAAAGGCTGAGACTCCTGAAACGGTTCAGGATATACCTTTGACAGCTCTCGTTCCGGCTTTTGCAATCAGTGAAATCAAAACCGCTTTCCAAATCGGGTTTATGATTTTCATCCCTTTTCTGGTAATTGATATGGTAGTGGCAAGTGTCCTGATGTCGATGGGTATGATGATGCTGCCGCCAGTCATGATTTCACTGCCATTTAAGATTTTGCTTTTTGTCATGGTAGATGGATGGTATTTAGTCGTGAAATCATTATTACAAAGTTTTTAAGCAGGTGAATGAAAATGACATCAGAAGCGGTTATCTCTATAGCTGAACGAGGAATTTATACAGTTTTAATGATTTCAGGGCCTTTGCTTGTATTGGCGCTGGTAGTTGGTTTGATCGTCAGTATTTTTCAGGCAACTACGCAAATTCAGGAACAGACACTGGCTTTCGTTCCAAAGATTGTGGCCGTTCTGGTCGGAGTCGTATTCTTTGGTCCTTGGATGTTAAGTTATATGCTGAGCTATGCGACTGAAATATTTTCAAATCTTACAAGGTTTGTAGGCTGATGAGATGCTAGATTTCATTCCTTCGTTTCCGGCATTCCTGCTGATTTTTGTTAGGGTGACGTCCTTTTTCTTGATGATGCCTTTATTTTCTTATCGGACGATCCCAGCATCACATAAAGTAGGGCTTGGATTCATGCTTTCTATCATCATGTATACTGCGGTAGGAGCCCCAGAAATCGCAATAGATAGTACGTATTTCCTGCTGGTTATCAAGGAAGCAATGGTTGGTTTATTCATTGGCTTCATTGCTGCGTTGATGATGGCAGCCATACAGATTGCCGGGGGATTCATTGATTTTCAGATGGGGTTTGCGATTGCGAATGTCATAGATCCACAGACAGGGGCACAGAGCCCGTTGATGGGACAGTATTTATATACGATCGCTCTTTTGTTCCTCCTGACAGTCAACGGCCATCATTTATTGATGGACGGAATATTTTACAGTTATGATTTTATCCCGATCGATCAGGTGATGATTCCGTTTGGGAACGAGAACATTGCCGAATTTATTATTCTATCTTTCAACAAAATGTTCATTATAGCCTTCCAGATGTCCATGCCGGTGGTCGGCAGCTTGTTCCTGGTCGATGTTGCGCTGGGGATCGTAGCAAGGACCGTCCCGCAATTAAATATATTCGTTGTTGGTCTGCCGGTTAAAATCGGTGTCAGTTTTCTTGTACTTATTGCAGTAATGGGCGTGCTGATAATGGTTATATCGGATCTGTTTTCCACCACTCTAGCGACAATGAGGGGATTGATGGAATTGATCGGAGGAGCTTAAATGGGATTTTTAAGGTTAGATCTGCAGTTTTTTGCAGGCGAGAAAACAGAAAAAGCGACTCCTAAAAAGAAGCAGGACGCACGAAAAAAAGGGCAGGTTGCCAAAAGTCAGGATGTCAATACAGCCATTGTCCTTCTCGCTGTGTTTTTGTTTTTGATGTTTTTTGGCAGTGTGATGATGGATAGACTCATCGGAGTCCTTAGACATTCCTTGCAAAACTATATGTTCATGGATTTGACAGCGAATAACATCGAGTCCATTGTGATTGAAATATTGGGTGAACTAGTCATTTTCCTTGGTCCGGTTATGATCGTTGCGTTGATTGCAGGGGTGGCTGCGAACTATGTCCAAGTCGGCTTTATGTTTTCTACAGAAGCAATACAAATGAAACTTGAGAAAATAAATCCGATCAGCGGCTTCAAGAGGATTTTTTCAATGAGGGCGATTGTTGAATTGCTAAAATCAATCCTAAAAATCACCTTCGTAGGTGTGATCGCTTTCTCAGTCCTGTGGTTGAGATTAGACGAAGTCTTGCTGCTCGCTAATAAGAGTGTTGGTGCTGCACTTGCGACCATAGCAGGGCTAACGCTTCAAATGGGCCTTTTTGCTTCCGGAGCATTGCTATTTTTATCATTATTGGACTATTTGTACCAAAAATATGATTTTGAGAAAAGTATCCGTATGTCAAAGCAAGACTTGAAAGATGAGTATAAAAACATCGAAGGTGACCCTCTGATCAAGTCTAAAATCAAGCAGAAGCAAAGAGAGATGGCAATGCGGCGGATGATGCAAGAAGTGCCAAAAGCGGATGTAGTCATAACGAACCCGACTCATTTCGCGATCGCCTTAAAGTATGATGAACAGAAGGCCGATGCTCCGATTGTCGTAGCCAAAGGTGTCGATTTCGTTGCACAGAAGATTAAGTTGATTGCCAAGGAAAACGATATTATATCTGTCGAGAACCGTCCTCTCGCAAGGGCTTTATACAGCCAGGCTGAAATAGGCGATGCCATTCCAGAAGAATTTTTCAAAGTGGTGGCAGAAATCCTGGCCTATGTATATCAAACAAAAAATAAAGTGCTGTAATTCTTAGGTATGCAGTGTTTAGGAGAGAAGTACTATGTCAGCAAGAGACCTGTCTGTCCTGCTTAGTGTCATATTAATCGTAGCCATGTTGATCATTCCTTTTCCGCCATGGCTGTTAAGTGTACTAATCATGGTAAACATCTCAATTGCACTTCTGGTGCTGTTGAACACAATGAATATGACCGAGCCGCTCCAGTTTTCTGTTTTTCCTTCACTGCTGCTGTTGTTAACTTTATTCAGGCTTGGCCTGAATGTATCGACAACACGTTCAATCTTGTCAAAAGGTGAAGCTGGAGGGGTGGTTGAAACCTTCGGTACCTTTGTTGTCGGAGGGAATGTTGTTGTCGGGATGGTCGTGTTCCTGATCTTGATCATTATCCAATTCATCGTCATTACGAAAGGTTCCGAGCGTGTATCAGAAGTTGCAGCGAGGTTTACACTTGATGCGATGCCTGGAAAGCAAATGAGTATCGATGCTGATTTGAATGCCGGGATGATTTCCGAACAGCAGGCGCGTGAACG is from Mesobacillus boroniphilus and encodes:
- the flhB gene encoding flagellar biosynthesis protein FlhB produces the protein MGFLRLDLQFFAGEKTEKATPKKKQDARKKGQVAKSQDVNTAIVLLAVFLFLMFFGSVMMDRLIGVLRHSLQNYMFMDLTANNIESIVIEILGELVIFLGPVMIVALIAGVAANYVQVGFMFSTEAIQMKLEKINPISGFKRIFSMRAIVELLKSILKITFVGVIAFSVLWLRLDEVLLLANKSVGAALATIAGLTLQMGLFASGALLFLSLLDYLYQKYDFEKSIRMSKQDLKDEYKNIEGDPLIKSKIKQKQREMAMRRMMQEVPKADVVITNPTHFAIALKYDEQKADAPIVVAKGVDFVAQKIKLIAKENDIISVENRPLARALYSQAEIGDAIPEEFFKVVAEILAYVYQTKNKVL
- the fliM gene encoding flagellar motor switch protein FliM; this encodes MSGEVLSQSEIDALLSALSTGEMDADELKKEQVEKRVKVYDFRRALRFSKDQIRSLTRIHENFARLLTTFFSAQLRTYVNITVASADQIPYEEFIRSIPKMTILNVFDVEPLEGRILMEVNPNIAYAMMDRLLGGKGASHNKVDSLTEIETRIMSNMFEKAFENFREAWGSISDIDPQLSEFEINPQFLQMVSPNETVVVISLNTTIGEASGMINICIPHVVLEPIIPKLSVKYWMQSDKKQSLPIENAVLQSEIQKADVSITAEIGSAEISIQDFLMLEIGDVIELNQQIDQPLLLKVGDIPKFVGQPGKINKKLAIQVFDTFTGGDDDGER
- a CDS encoding flagellar biosynthetic protein FliO produces the protein MRQLLRFIRTASTILFLLAALFSPIGMASAEQLNKSVKDCLKDQSCDDGQADKTTNISDDEKSSQVGVTFLDFIRMILATAFVAALIYFLLKFINKKSMSYKSSQLVENLGGTSLGANRSVQIVKAGNKLLIVGVGENIQLLKEIDDPEEYSQVIQEYNNKMEQLVQPSDFVTKLLKRAKKDGGNQRSEFSSLLRNQLNDMASGRKKMLEEIQKKGSEKDE
- a CDS encoding response regulator — protein: MANKILVVDDAAFMRMMIKDILTKNGFEVVAEAADGAQALEKYKEFQPDLVTMDITMPEMDGITSLKEIKKINPNAKVIMCSAMGQQAMVIDAIQAGAKDFIVKPFQADRVIEAISKTLA
- the fliR gene encoding flagellar biosynthetic protein FliR produces the protein MLDFIPSFPAFLLIFVRVTSFFLMMPLFSYRTIPASHKVGLGFMLSIIMYTAVGAPEIAIDSTYFLLVIKEAMVGLFIGFIAALMMAAIQIAGGFIDFQMGFAIANVIDPQTGAQSPLMGQYLYTIALLFLLTVNGHHLLMDGIFYSYDFIPIDQVMIPFGNENIAEFIILSFNKMFIIAFQMSMPVVGSLFLVDVALGIVARTVPQLNIFVVGLPVKIGVSFLVLIAVMGVLIMVISDLFSTTLATMRGLMELIGGA
- the fliY gene encoding flagellar motor switch phosphatase FliY; the encoded protein is MVSDDMLSQDEIDALLRGTSDEAEEIETESTINVDDYFSFMERDALGEIGNISFGSSATALSTLLNQKVEINTPTVTAVHRSKLEDAFPDPYVAVQVYYTEGFTGSNMLVIQQNDAAIIADLMLGGDGLNPRDLLDEIQLSAVQEAMNQMMGSAATSMSTVFSKRVDISPPNINLLNVAEGEGTESIPEDDILVKVSFSLKIGTLIDSNIMQLLPVSFAKSLVDELLNPGGAQVTVAETAPETQTQPISQGSQTESNLSNAAQEHSNYAQSQPMQQPQYQVQQEPAFYQPQTNHGVQQGYGYSQPIQSGPQHFGNVMTGAQPTVQPAVFSSFETSQPQHAETKNLDMLLDIPLQVTVELGRTKRSVRDILELGSGSIIELDKLAGEPVDILVNNRLIAQGEVVVIDENFGVRVTDIISQSDRIKKLK
- the fliP gene encoding flagellar type III secretion system pore protein FliP (The bacterial flagellar biogenesis protein FliP forms a type III secretion system (T3SS)-type pore required for flagellar assembly.), coding for MNEFMEFFNSSAPESVSTSVKLMLLLTVLSIAPGILILMTSFTRIIIVLSFVRTALATQQMPPNQVLVGLAMFLSFFIMAPTFHEVNEQALTPLFNEEINLEQAYERASIPFKEFMSAHTRQKDLALFLEYSKAETPETVQDIPLTALVPAFAISEIKTAFQIGFMIFIPFLVIDMVVASVLMSMGMMMLPPVMISLPFKILLFVMVDGWYLVVKSLLQSF
- the fliQ gene encoding flagellar biosynthesis protein FliQ, which encodes MTSEAVISIAERGIYTVLMISGPLLVLALVVGLIVSIFQATTQIQEQTLAFVPKIVAVLVGVVFFGPWMLSYMLSYATEIFSNLTRFVG